In Mugil cephalus isolate CIBA_MC_2020 chromosome 11, CIBA_Mcephalus_1.1, whole genome shotgun sequence, the genomic window TGGTTTTAATCTCAGGTTTGTACTACACATGCTTTTTCCATTGTATTAATGTCCCGATgccgcatgaaaaaaaaagatatataattatgcaaaatatatatcattGCTGTTGATATTCAGTCTGTAAGTAAACATGTTCTGTCTGCAATTTCACAGTCCTTTGCTCCTTCACACTCGGATCTTCAGACTTTCACCTTATTAATCTTTCAAAGAGCTACGAAGAGGCAAAGACCTATTGCAGAGAGATGTTTGCAGATTTAGCAACAATTAACAACCGAGCAGATATGAGTAATTTGATCACTCTAGTTTCATCTGCGACTGCCAGAGCTTGGATAGGACTGGAGATTGGAGACGTGTGGCTGTGGCACTGGTCTTTGTCTGATCAAAACTTAGATTTTTTCAACTGGAAGTCTGGAGAACCACAGGTAACGAATGAAGAAGCCTGTGCAGCAATGGATCAACACGGCGAGTGGTTTGAAAGTGACTGCAGTACTAGAAGAAATTTTGTTTGTCATGGTAAGTAAAACGACAGTATTGCGGTCAAGACTTAAATGCGGTacatcacttttgtttttaaaacgcAAAATCTTTGGACTTACAGGCAGCAGTGATGCCACTGGTTACCTTTTTGTTGCTGAGACCAAATCATGGAGGGACGCCCAAAGTCATTGCAGGGGCTTGCTATCTGATCTAGTTAGCATTCAGTCGGCACAGGAGAATATGGCATTGCGTAATGTGGCTGCATCACAAACTGTGTGGATTGGCCTCTTCAAAGACCCCTGGAAATGGTCGGATGGGAGTAACTCTTCATTCCGTTTTTGGAAACCTTCTCAACCCAATTACGCTCAAGGTCAGGATTGCACTGCTGCTATATTTAGAGATGGTGGGAAGTGGAATGATCTGAACTGCAACAGCAAGCGCAACTTTGTTTGTAGCGGGGGTAAGCTGGTGCACTTTACTCAGTCTCAACATGTcgttatattttaatgttttttcattCTATCATTGTccttttctatatttttatctgTGGTTTACTTTTGCAGCAATCAAACCAATTCCAGCTACCACCACTCAACAGACTACACAGGAGACCATCACAACAGATCAGATGTCAACAAATCCGACAAGTCCAACCACAAGCGGTTCACCTCCAGGGGTCGTCGTAACCTTTCATTTCACTGTGGCTACAACTACGGAGCAATCGAACACTACTAACGTCTCCTCCACAGCAGCACCAACTACAGGTGTGCAGACAACCCCAAATACCACAGGTTCTGAGTCACTCACCTCAAGCGCAGAGCTGAACAATACGACAACAGAAATGTCGACTGTGACAGCAGCACGGCCGCCACTGATGACTAATGTGAATACCACCACAGAAAGTGTCTCTGCATCAGTGACAGGGACGTTAGCCCAAAGCACTACGCAATCCTCAACTCTGATGTCCACCAGCCAAAGTTTGCATGCAGGTATGTTACACCTATATTATGCTTTTAGGTTGATTctgtatatataatttataattactAAGAAATTAAttgcgtctttttttttgtcctcctgaaGAAACCCTGATACTTATCCAGGAAAACAAGACTTGGATTGAAGCCATGAGTTACTGCAGGGAGCACCATATTGACCTTGTCCACATCACAGGCAAAGATATTCAGGACGAGGTGGCCCATAAGGCAAAGAACGCCACATCGCCCCATGTTTGGATGGGTCTACACTAcacctgcagctttaaatacTGGTTCTGGACAAAGTTCACATCTAGCTGTTACCAGAACTGGCTAGATGGACATGGACCTGAAAGGGAATATGACTGCGGTGTCAGTGGCGCCGTTGAGGCCACTGGGAGGCAGCAGTGGGTCGGCTTGCCTGAGacagaaaaactgaattttATCTGCTCTGCATGTGCTGTATGAGTGAGGAGACGCCAGGGACACTTTAAACAGTGCTGATGTAGAAGTTTGGAATTGTATGAAGGTGTATGAAGAAGTATACATTTGTCTCTGTTTGGATGGATTTAACACTCAGAACCATACAgacaaatataacaccaagctAATGGTAACTGTGATGGACTTATCAGGGTAGTTTTAACTATAACCAACTATGCTAGGACGTTATACTTCTGCCATTGTTCAAATACACCTGCCCCCTCCATTGTTGAGACGGaatttcattaaatatgaaaacattacGGCGTGTAGGCGTGCACATTCACAGTCATGGGCGGCAAGAGTGATGTGAGAAAATTGATCTGctctttgcttttcatttgGGGGTTGCTATTTGCATATTGACCCCCCGGGTTGGGCCCCAAGCTTGTCTTTCTTAGACCACCGCGGCCAGTGTGGCCCCCAATCCAGACTGCCTGCTGCCCTCACTGACCTGACCTTCACCAGCATGGAGGACACAGCTCACAGACACTCACCTTCCTGTCTGCACCCCTGGCGTACACAGAGCATCATCAGATCATGGATACGGGATCGGACGGTACATTATTATCGTTGAAGATTGAATATAACTTATCTGTTCTACAGCCTTTGATGTCACTTGTACATTAACTTTCTTAACTGTTGATTCAGAGAGGCTGTCACTGGTGAAGATTCATCTGACTTTATATATGTTCATATTGTTCCAATACAACATGACTTACATTCACGTACCTAACTTTTAGAAATAGAGTGtgctcatgaaaaaaaagaaaaggtttgaaAAATGGTAGGACACAGGAAATATGTTGCTTGATACTGTAAGTTATCAACTTCTATCACTTAGGTGATGTGCAACCACGATTGCTCCCAGTAGATCACATATGTAGAACTACTATtgtatcttatttttttctatttatttaaggGTTACTTTCCTGTGTGATGTGTGCACTCTCCCTTAAACTGTATGTATTCTGAAACAGTGCAAATGActccactgtgggataaataa contains:
- the LOC125016945 gene encoding uncharacterized protein LOC125016945 translates to MFIVSYFVIMTEDRLILMKRTSPLSLVLISVLCSFTLGSSDFHLINLSKSYEEAKTYCREMFADLATINNRADMSNLITLVSSATARAWIGLEIGDVWLWHWSLSDQNLDFFNWKSGEPQVTNEEACAAMDQHGEWFESDCSTRRNFVCHGSSDATGYLFVAETKSWRDAQSHCRGLLSDLVSIQSAQENMALRNVAASQTVWIGLFKDPWKWSDGSNSSFRFWKPSQPNYAQGQDCTAAIFRDGGKWNDLNCNSKRNFVCSGAIKPIPATTTQQTTQETITTDQMSTNPTSPTTSGSPPGVVVTFHFTVATTTEQSNTTNVSSTAAPTTGVQTTPNTTGSESLTSSAELNNTTTEMSTVTAARPPLMTNVNTTTESVSASVTGTLAQSTTQSSTLMSTSQSLHAETLILIQENKTWIEAMSYCREHHIDLVHITGKDIQDEVAHKAKNATSPHVWMGLHYTCSFKYWFWTKFTSSCYQNWLDGHGPEREYDCGVSGAVEATGRQQWVGLPETEKLNFICSACAV